The Roseovarius indicus genome has a segment encoding these proteins:
- the thiE gene encoding thiamine phosphate synthase produces the protein MVETARAAVAGGATVVQLRDKAADTTRMIETGHALKAALAATGSALIVNDDVEAAIAIGADGLHIGQGDMAVEEARARIGAAMVLGLSVETPALAAAVDPALVDYIGAGPVFSTPSKLDHKAPVGFEGLAAQVAASPVPAVAIGGLKAHHVAQALKAGAQGVAVVSAICGQPDPKAAAGALRDRIDALDA, from the coding sequence ATGGTGGAAACCGCCCGCGCCGCCGTGGCGGGTGGGGCGACGGTGGTGCAACTGCGCGACAAGGCGGCAGACACCACGCGGATGATCGAGACGGGGCACGCGCTGAAGGCCGCGCTGGCCGCGACCGGCAGCGCGCTGATCGTGAACGACGACGTGGAGGCCGCCATCGCCATCGGCGCGGACGGGCTGCACATCGGTCAGGGCGACATGGCGGTGGAGGAGGCGCGGGCGCGGATCGGCGCGGCGATGGTGCTGGGTCTGTCGGTCGAGACCCCCGCGCTGGCCGCCGCCGTAGATCCGGCGCTGGTCGATTACATCGGGGCGGGGCCGGTCTTTTCCACGCCGTCCAAGCTGGATCACAAGGCCCCTGTAGGCTTTGAAGGGCTGGCAGCGCAGGTCGCAGCAAGCCCCGTGCCCGCCGTGGCGATCGGCGGGTTGAAAGCCCACCACGTGGCACAGGCTCTAAAGGCCGGGGCGCAGGGTGTCGCGGTTGTTTCGGCCATCTGCGGTCAACCGGACCCCAAGGCCGCTGCCGGCGCCCTCAGGGACAGGATCGACGCCCTAGACGCCTGA
- the thiD gene encoding bifunctional hydroxymethylpyrimidine kinase/phosphomethylpyrimidine kinase: protein MTANVLTIAGTDPSGGAGIQADIKAMSALGAYACSVVTAVVAQNTCGVRSFQALSPDFVADQIDAVLDDVRIDAVKIGMISNAGIAEAVADRLRHHGAGNIVLDPVMVAKSGHALLDPEAVSAVREALVPLARVITPNLPEAAVLLGREDDWTVQAMQAALPDLLALGSDYVLLKGGHLEGEHSTDLLTGPKGTRALKAPRIATTNDHGTGCTLSSAIAALLPHHDMPEAVARAKAYLHAALAESDALDVGQGHGPVHHFHALWGSGV, encoded by the coding sequence ATGACCGCTAACGTCCTGACCATCGCGGGTACCGATCCCTCGGGCGGCGCAGGAATCCAGGCCGATATCAAGGCCATGTCGGCGCTAGGGGCATATGCCTGTTCGGTCGTCACCGCAGTCGTGGCGCAGAACACCTGCGGCGTCCGCTCTTTTCAGGCACTGTCGCCCGATTTCGTCGCCGACCAGATCGACGCGGTACTGGACGACGTACGCATCGACGCGGTGAAGATCGGGATGATCTCAAATGCCGGAATTGCCGAGGCCGTGGCCGACAGGCTGCGCCATCACGGGGCGGGTAACATCGTGCTCGACCCGGTGATGGTGGCAAAAAGCGGTCATGCCCTGCTCGACCCAGAAGCGGTCTCGGCCGTGCGCGAGGCGCTTGTGCCGCTGGCCCGCGTCATCACCCCGAACCTGCCCGAAGCCGCAGTTCTGCTGGGTCGCGAAGACGACTGGACTGTCCAGGCGATGCAGGCCGCCCTACCGGACCTCTTGGCGCTAGGTTCGGACTACGTGCTGCTGAAGGGCGGGCATCTGGAGGGCGAGCACAGCACCGACCTGCTGACTGGCCCCAAGGGCACCCGGGCACTGAAGGCCCCGCGCATCGCCACGACCAACGATCACGGCACCGGCTGCACGCTCTCTTCGGCCATCGCGGCGCTTTTGCCACATCACGACATGCCCGAAGCCGTGGCCCGCGCCAAGGCCTATCTGCACGCCGCGCTTGCCGAAAGCGATGCATTGGACGTGGGCCAGGGGCACGGGCCCGTGCATCACTTTCATGCGCTTTGGGGATCAGGCGTCTAG
- a CDS encoding LysR substrate-binding domain-containing protein: MPRRFPPFSAIRAFESTARLGRQTEAAKELGVSISAISHQIKALENYVGAPLFEKQSGQLRLSAFGSQLLAPLTGALNMLESTFANYPNRSGVRQLTIQTYKPFANLWLMPQLADFTTRFPDIPLSVLTSTKRPLESDVDMAVIYANSKPQEERCDLLFREVTTPVCSPDLLKMKGGEPTIERLASERLISSAKYMNAWQDWMSDAGVQGFHARPSLVVDDLSTGLQAAISGVGWVMDMTPLASWYKGQGALVAPFKGVLHETGYSYYLVISRHCVNREDALVFRDWLLKQCGREEDEAPGG, translated from the coding sequence ATGCCGCGCAGATTTCCACCGTTTTCGGCAATCCGAGCGTTTGAATCCACGGCGCGGCTTGGACGGCAGACCGAGGCTGCGAAGGAGTTGGGGGTTTCGATCTCCGCCATCAGTCATCAGATCAAGGCGTTGGAGAACTATGTTGGCGCGCCTCTTTTCGAGAAACAGAGCGGCCAGCTTCGGCTTTCCGCGTTCGGCTCGCAGTTGCTGGCTCCGCTTACCGGGGCGCTCAACATGCTCGAATCGACCTTTGCCAACTATCCGAACCGATCCGGTGTTCGCCAACTGACCATTCAGACTTACAAGCCCTTTGCGAACCTTTGGCTGATGCCGCAGCTGGCTGATTTCACGACACGGTTTCCCGACATTCCGCTGTCGGTTCTGACATCGACGAAACGCCCGCTGGAGAGCGATGTCGACATGGCCGTGATCTACGCGAACTCAAAACCCCAGGAAGAACGCTGCGATCTGCTTTTCAGGGAGGTCACCACGCCGGTCTGCTCGCCGGACCTGTTGAAGATGAAAGGTGGTGAGCCGACGATCGAAAGGCTTGCCAGTGAGCGGTTGATCTCATCTGCCAAGTACATGAACGCTTGGCAGGACTGGATGAGCGATGCAGGAGTGCAGGGTTTTCATGCGCGACCGTCTCTAGTGGTGGATGATCTCTCGACCGGGCTGCAGGCCGCGATAAGTGGAGTGGGGTGGGTCATGGACATGACGCCGCTTGCGTCGTGGTACAAGGGGCAAGGGGCCCTGGTGGCCCCGTTCAAGGGCGTGCTTCACGAGACGGGGTATTCATATTACCTCGTGATATCAAGGCATTGCGTCAATCGAGAAGACGCTTTGGTGTTTCGCGACTGGCTTTTGAAGCAATGCGGCCGGGAGGAGGATGAGGCCCCGGGCGGCTGA
- a CDS encoding TonB-dependent siderophore receptor, translated as MRTSISVLAVTAVIGLPATAQEGQNYELGTIQLESESDDTLQQDGYVAQGGRQATKVDTEIRRIPQNISVVTTDQIEDQQPRTLLDTVGYSSGTSVNNFGFDTRYDALYLRGFPAYYTGLFRDGLRQYNGPSAWFRNDPYTYEGVALLKGPASSLYGVSGPGGLVNIVSKRPLDYKFRELKFTTGTDDRAEVAFDFSGPIDEDGRLLYRLTGLWRDSGTPLPGYPDDKMLIAPSLTYNLSDRTRITFLGEYSEATVGGTAAYYNPSYGVASELYNGDPAYNDFEQTQWRAGYEIEHELTNAITLRQNLRYSEVDADLEYSGFYAAGGGLARYWGHYLEDMQQFSVDTMAEIDFSTGAVEHEMVAGVDYTQASYDAYSAVGYVSAAATATMPVPYSGGQRNDQVGVYFHDQMTSGPWTVFASGRYDWVDTKAYDATGRPTNTSDEAFSGRIGVAYEFSNGLTPFANYSTSFSPNVGRVFDDVTTNVSRPAEPTRAEQAEIGVKYVIPGTDSLITASLFDIQQEDGVVFDTSTGVNKQRQLDLHSQGFEIEAQANLTKALRVTGSFTKVEVEIEKGAAGTNGNDLSAIPETSASLWAFYEPTTGPLRGIGIGGGLRYVGPSWGDDQNSFRNSERYFTDLSFTYDLARHGIEGVQLQANVKNLFDEDGQTCSAGTCYRYEGRTATVSLRHRF; from the coding sequence GTGCGAACATCAATAAGCGTGCTGGCTGTCACCGCCGTCATCGGACTTCCCGCGACGGCGCAAGAAGGCCAGAACTACGAGCTGGGAACGATCCAGCTCGAGTCGGAAAGCGACGACACCCTGCAACAGGATGGTTACGTCGCCCAAGGCGGGCGTCAGGCCACCAAGGTCGACACCGAGATCCGCCGCATCCCCCAGAACATCAGCGTCGTGACGACGGACCAAATCGAAGATCAGCAGCCGCGCACCCTTCTCGACACGGTCGGCTATTCCAGCGGCACCTCCGTCAACAATTTCGGTTTCGATACCCGCTACGACGCCCTCTACCTGCGTGGCTTCCCGGCCTATTACACAGGCCTCTTCCGCGATGGCCTGCGCCAGTATAACGGTCCGTCGGCCTGGTTCCGCAACGATCCCTACACCTATGAAGGCGTCGCGCTCCTGAAGGGCCCGGCCTCCTCCCTCTATGGCGTCAGCGGCCCGGGCGGGCTGGTCAATATCGTCAGTAAGCGCCCCCTCGACTACAAGTTCCGCGAGCTGAAATTCACAACCGGCACGGACGACCGCGCCGAAGTGGCCTTCGACTTCTCCGGCCCGATCGACGAAGACGGGCGGCTTCTATACCGCCTGACCGGCCTCTGGCGCGATTCCGGCACCCCGCTGCCGGGTTATCCCGACGACAAGATGCTGATCGCGCCCAGCCTGACCTACAATCTCAGCGACCGCACGCGCATCACCTTCCTCGGCGAATACTCCGAGGCTACGGTCGGTGGCACCGCCGCTTACTACAATCCGAGCTACGGAGTCGCGTCCGAACTCTACAACGGCGACCCGGCTTACAACGATTTCGAGCAGACGCAGTGGCGCGCCGGTTACGAGATCGAGCACGAGCTGACAAACGCCATCACCCTGCGCCAGAACCTCAGGTATTCCGAGGTCGACGCTGATCTTGAATACAGCGGCTTCTACGCGGCTGGCGGGGGCCTCGCGCGCTACTGGGGGCACTACCTCGAGGACATGCAGCAGTTCTCCGTCGACACCATGGCCGAGATCGACTTCTCAACCGGCGCGGTCGAGCATGAAATGGTCGCAGGCGTCGACTACACCCAGGCCTCCTACGATGCCTATTCCGCCGTCGGCTATGTGTCAGCCGCGGCGACGGCCACGATGCCGGTGCCCTATTCCGGCGGGCAGCGGAACGACCAAGTCGGCGTCTATTTCCATGACCAGATGACCTCTGGCCCATGGACGGTCTTCGCCAGTGGCCGCTACGACTGGGTCGACACCAAGGCTTATGATGCCACCGGCAGGCCGACCAATACCTCCGACGAGGCCTTCTCGGGCCGCATCGGCGTCGCCTACGAGTTCTCGAACGGCCTTACGCCCTTCGCCAACTACTCGACCTCCTTCTCGCCCAATGTCGGGCGGGTCTTCGACGATGTGACCACCAATGTCAGCCGTCCGGCCGAACCCACCCGCGCCGAACAGGCAGAGATCGGCGTCAAGTACGTCATCCCAGGAACCGACAGCCTGATCACCGCATCGCTCTTCGACATTCAGCAGGAAGACGGCGTGGTCTTCGACACCTCCACCGGCGTCAACAAGCAGCGCCAGCTCGACCTGCATTCGCAGGGCTTCGAGATCGAGGCACAGGCGAACCTGACCAAGGCGCTCCGCGTCACCGGCAGCTTCACCAAGGTCGAGGTCGAGATCGAAAAAGGCGCTGCGGGCACCAATGGCAACGACCTCTCCGCCATCCCCGAAACCAGCGCCTCCCTCTGGGCCTTCTACGAGCCGACAACCGGCCCCCTTCGCGGGATCGGTATCGGGGGCGGCCTGCGCTATGTCGGGCCAAGCTGGGGCGACGACCAGAACAGCTTCCGCAATTCCGAGCGCTATTTCACCGACCTCAGCTTCACTTATGACCTTGCCCGCCACGGCATCGAAGGTGTGCAGCTCCAGGCCAACGTGAAGAACCTCTTCGACGAAGACGGCCAGACCTGCAGCGCCGGCACCTGCTACCGCTACGAAGGTCGCACGGCCACGGTCAGCCTCCGGCACCGGTTTTGA
- the thiC gene encoding phosphomethylpyrimidine synthase ThiC, translating to MKDLTPTVTTGPLPASRRVWHAGERHPDIRVPMREIDLHPTAGEPPVTVYDSSGPYTDPDAEIAIDRGLPRLREGWIAARGDTETYEGRDTTPADNGFAEGARLVPEFPVRNAPRHATGGRAVTQMAYARAGIVTPEMEFVAIRENLGRKAQAEKLTRDGESFGAAIPDFITPEFVRDEIAMGRAIIPTNINHPEAEPMAIGRNFLVKINANIGNSAVTSSMAEEVEKMVWATRWGADTVMDLSTGRNIHNIRDWILRNSPVPIGTVPLYQALEKVGGIAEDLTWEVFRDTLIEQAEQGVDYFTIHAGVRLHMIPMTVNRVTGIVSRGGSIMAKWCLHHHRESFLYEHFDEICEIARAYDVSFSLGDGLRPGSIADANDEAQFAELETLGELTQIAWARDCQVMIEGPGHVPMHKIKPNMDKQLEVCGEAPFYTLGPLTTDIAPGYDHITSGIGAAMIGWFGTAMLCYVTPKEHLGLPDRDDVKVGVITYKIAAHAADLAKGHPAAQIRDDALSRARFEFRWEDQFNLSLDPETARSMHDETLPKEAHKVAHFCSMCGPKFCSMRISHDIRAEAQKDGMARMAEKFREGGDLYIPLEDVK from the coding sequence ATGAAAGACCTGACCCCAACCGTCACCACGGGCCCGCTGCCCGCCTCGCGCCGCGTCTGGCACGCGGGCGAGCGTCACCCCGATATCCGCGTGCCCATGCGCGAGATCGACCTGCACCCAACGGCAGGCGAGCCACCCGTCACCGTATATGACAGCTCCGGCCCCTATACGGACCCGGATGCCGAGATCGCCATCGACCGCGGACTTCCGCGCCTGCGCGAGGGCTGGATCGCCGCCCGAGGCGATACCGAGACTTACGAGGGCCGCGACACTACCCCCGCCGACAACGGGTTCGCCGAAGGCGCGCGGCTGGTGCCGGAATTCCCCGTGCGCAATGCGCCGCGCCATGCAACCGGGGGGCGGGCCGTAACCCAGATGGCCTATGCCCGCGCCGGGATCGTCACGCCGGAAATGGAATTCGTGGCAATCCGGGAAAACCTCGGCCGCAAGGCTCAGGCCGAGAAACTGACCCGCGACGGCGAAAGCTTTGGCGCGGCGATCCCGGATTTCATCACGCCGGAATTCGTCCGCGATGAAATCGCCATGGGGCGGGCGATCATCCCCACCAACATCAACCACCCCGAGGCCGAACCCATGGCGATCGGGCGCAACTTCCTCGTGAAGATCAATGCCAATATCGGCAATTCGGCCGTGACCTCGTCGATGGCCGAGGAAGTCGAGAAGATGGTCTGGGCGACGAGATGGGGCGCCGACACGGTCATGGACCTGTCGACGGGGCGCAACATCCACAACATCCGCGACTGGATCCTGCGCAACTCTCCGGTGCCGATCGGGACGGTGCCGCTGTACCAGGCGCTGGAAAAGGTCGGCGGCATTGCCGAAGATCTGACCTGGGAAGTCTTCCGCGACACGCTGATCGAGCAGGCCGAGCAGGGGGTGGACTATTTCACGATCCACGCGGGCGTCAGGCTGCACATGATCCCGATGACGGTGAACCGGGTGACCGGGATCGTTTCGCGCGGGGGCTCGATCATGGCAAAGTGGTGCCTGCATCATCACCGCGAAAGCTTCCTCTACGAGCATTTCGACGAGATCTGCGAGATCGCGCGTGCCTATGACGTGTCCTTCTCGCTTGGCGACGGGCTGCGGCCCGGCTCAATCGCGGATGCCAATGACGAGGCCCAGTTCGCGGAACTCGAGACGCTGGGCGAGCTGACGCAGATCGCCTGGGCGCGCGACTGTCAGGTCATGATCGAAGGGCCGGGCCACGTGCCCATGCACAAGATCAAGCCCAACATGGACAAGCAGCTCGAGGTCTGCGGCGAGGCACCGTTCTATACGCTCGGGCCGCTCACGACCGACATCGCGCCGGGCTACGACCACATCACCAGCGGCATCGGTGCGGCCATGATCGGGTGGTTCGGCACGGCGATGCTCTGCTACGTGACGCCCAAGGAGCACCTTGGGCTGCCCGACCGCGACGACGTGAAGGTCGGCGTCATCACCTACAAGATCGCGGCCCATGCGGCGGACCTGGCCAAGGGCCACCCAGCGGCGCAGATCCGCGACGATGCCTTGTCGCGGGCGCGGTTCGAGTTCCGCTGGGAAGACCAGTTCAACCTCTCGCTCGATCCCGAAACCGCCCGGTCGATGCATGACGAAACCCTGCCAAAAGAGGCCCACAAGGTCGCGCATTTCTGTTCGATGTGCGGGCCGAAGTTCTGCTCGATGCGGATCAGCCACGACATCCGCGCGGAGGCACAGAAGGACGGCATGGCGCGCATGGCAGAGAAGTTCCGCGAAGGCGGAGACCTGTATATCCCGCTGGAGGACGTGAAATGA
- a CDS encoding NUDIX hydrolase: protein MPSPSIDPRPISATIAAVIRDNQVLLVRRANPPDAGRWGFPGGKIGHGETLFEAATRELAEETGVSAEPLRVFTAVDAFDHDATGNLCRHFILIAVLFRWKAGEPVAGDDALEARWVDLNALTDRNLALSLDVAEVADQAAALMSEMPS from the coding sequence TTGCCATCTCCATCCATAGACCCTCGCCCGATTTCCGCGACCATCGCCGCCGTCATACGCGACAATCAGGTGCTTCTCGTTCGCCGCGCAAATCCGCCCGACGCGGGGCGGTGGGGATTTCCGGGCGGAAAGATCGGCCACGGCGAGACCCTGTTTGAAGCCGCAACAAGAGAACTCGCGGAGGAAACCGGTGTTTCCGCCGAGCCGCTCCGCGTGTTCACGGCAGTTGACGCGTTCGACCATGACGCCACAGGCAACCTGTGCCGACACTTCATCTTGATCGCCGTGCTATTCCGATGGAAAGCCGGAGAGCCGGTTGCGGGGGACGACGCGCTCGAGGCGCGATGGGTCGACCTCAATGCATTAACTGACAGAAACCTCGCGCTGAGCCTCGATGTGGCCGAGGTCGCGGACCAGGCCGCTGCACTGATGTCGGAGATGCCGTCATGA
- the thiM gene encoding hydroxyethylthiazole kinase produces MSQTPANLLTTLRAAPPLVQCITNYVAMNIAANVMVAAGASPAMVSAAEEAEEFAGIAGAVTVNIGTLSPPFVAGMRAAIRGAQQAGRPWVLDPVACQATRYRREVVQALVAEGPTIIRGNASEILSLAGEVSQGQGVDGRDAVEMAEKGARRVARSSGAVVAVTGAVDYVTDGTRAVRIEGGSPYMPMNTALGCSLTCLCGAYAAVAEGAFDAAVGALAHFAVAGERAQEGASGPGSFAPRFLDALAAVTPEALSGAVIHDAAVHA; encoded by the coding sequence ATGAGCCAGACACCCGCAAACCTTCTGACCACCCTGCGCGCCGCGCCGCCGCTGGTGCAATGCATCACCAACTACGTCGCGATGAACATCGCGGCCAACGTAATGGTCGCCGCAGGGGCCAGCCCTGCGATGGTGTCCGCCGCCGAAGAGGCCGAAGAGTTTGCCGGCATCGCAGGTGCGGTGACGGTGAATATCGGCACCCTGTCGCCGCCCTTCGTGGCGGGGATGCGGGCTGCAATCCGGGGGGCACAGCAGGCCGGGCGACCCTGGGTGTTGGACCCGGTGGCCTGCCAGGCGACACGCTATCGCCGCGAGGTGGTGCAGGCGCTGGTGGCCGAAGGTCCGACGATTATCCGGGGGAATGCCTCGGAGATTCTGTCGCTAGCAGGCGAGGTCAGCCAGGGGCAGGGGGTCGACGGGCGCGATGCCGTCGAGATGGCGGAGAAGGGCGCGCGGCGGGTGGCGCGCTCCAGCGGCGCGGTGGTCGCCGTGACCGGCGCGGTCGACTACGTGACCGACGGCACCCGCGCGGTGAGGATCGAGGGCGGCTCGCCCTACATGCCGATGAACACCGCGCTTGGCTGTTCGCTGACCTGCCTCTGCGGGGCCTATGCGGCGGTGGCCGAAGGCGCCTTCGACGCCGCCGTGGGCGCGCTGGCGCATTTCGCCGTGGCGGGCGAACGGGCGCAGGAGGGGGCCTCGGGGCCGGGCAGCTTTGCGCCGCGGTTTCTGGACGCGCTGGCCGCTGTGACGCCCGAAGCGCTGTCGGGGGCGGTGATCCATGACGCGGCGGTGCACGCGTGA
- a CDS encoding MFS transporter — protein sequence MSGSTPSAPAIVGAIGGVYVAQSVIGGLTWSGLPGVLRQQGLPLDQIGLLSLLVLPWALKFLWAPAVERFRLPARGRHRSAQIVLAGGAVSFIGLCLAGLIGPAPVLPVMAVLLAVAFATATVDISCDGYAVAALRGGQYGWGNAAQVGGAYVGSAIGGGLFLVLVDRAGWAIGTWTMAGGVVLLILPFILIARAGTDETRAHVPKLSDALSRPEVRNGLAIAAIYVVAQKTAMGMIGPFFIDAGYSLTDLGLVSGAGSLGLGLVGALCGGGLVRKFGSRRILASAVAVQAGLLGFVAFSAGTGIVGTQIAAPIAIAGSAAMMALGFVALYALFMKWSDPRQAGVDFTLFQCMDAAVSMISGSLAGLVAEHFGYGIFFSIAAGLALAAIPTIVALSRRTEPSIATL from the coding sequence TTGAGCGGGTCCACACCATCGGCGCCGGCGATCGTTGGAGCGATTGGCGGCGTCTACGTCGCGCAAAGCGTGATCGGCGGGCTGACATGGTCCGGCCTTCCGGGGGTGCTCCGACAACAGGGGCTGCCGCTCGACCAGATCGGGCTCTTGTCGCTGTTGGTGCTCCCCTGGGCGCTGAAGTTTCTCTGGGCCCCTGCGGTTGAACGCTTCCGGCTTCCCGCACGGGGCCGGCACCGCTCGGCGCAGATCGTGCTCGCGGGTGGGGCAGTCTCGTTTATCGGCCTCTGCCTCGCCGGGCTTATCGGGCCGGCCCCGGTGCTGCCGGTCATGGCGGTGCTTCTGGCCGTGGCCTTCGCTACCGCCACAGTCGACATCTCCTGCGACGGCTACGCCGTGGCCGCCCTGCGCGGCGGGCAATACGGCTGGGGCAACGCTGCGCAGGTGGGCGGGGCCTATGTCGGCTCGGCCATCGGCGGCGGGCTTTTCCTCGTGCTGGTCGACCGGGCCGGATGGGCCATCGGAACTTGGACGATGGCAGGCGGCGTGGTGCTTCTGATCCTCCCCTTCATCCTGATTGCCCGCGCCGGCACCGACGAAACCCGCGCGCATGTCCCGAAACTGTCCGATGCCCTGTCGCGGCCCGAGGTGCGCAACGGGCTTGCAATCGCCGCGATCTACGTAGTCGCCCAGAAAACCGCGATGGGCATGATCGGCCCTTTCTTCATCGACGCGGGCTATTCCCTGACCGATCTCGGGTTGGTGAGCGGTGCAGGCAGCCTTGGGCTGGGGCTTGTCGGGGCGCTGTGCGGCGGTGGGCTTGTGCGGAAATTCGGCAGCCGCCGCATCCTCGCCTCGGCAGTCGCCGTGCAGGCGGGGCTGCTCGGCTTCGTGGCCTTTTCGGCCGGTACCGGAATCGTCGGCACCCAGATCGCCGCCCCGATCGCAATCGCCGGCAGCGCGGCGATGATGGCGCTCGGCTTCGTGGCGCTCTACGCGCTCTTCATGAAATGGTCCGACCCCCGGCAGGCGGGCGTCGACTTCACGCTGTTCCAGTGCATGGATGCAGCCGTCAGCATGATCTCTGGCAGCCTCGCCGGCCTCGTGGCAGAGCATTTCGGCTACGGAATCTTCTTCTCTATTGCCGCGGGCCTCGCCCTCGCGGCCATCCCGACCATTGTCGCGCTCAGCCGGCGGACAGAGCCAAGTATCGCAACCCTGTGA